Proteins from a single region of Scylla paramamosain isolate STU-SP2022 unplaced genomic scaffold, ASM3559412v1 Contig36, whole genome shotgun sequence:
- the LOC135097911 gene encoding nematocyst expressed protein 3-like, whose product MGGKSSRLSVEARLSLLGECGVDAVRLSRPRSGGLLWEGEALSGLLYLPGALPGRRRNSLLSGPAPEGPPGRTEVHYGGASRRFVLQPGRRSGCHGGQGQGCPVLFCNSKRVGSRPKPPQEDQAVRVPEAGQEAGPAPEAGQVVVASPGHEAGHAPEAGQVVAASPGHEACPAPEAGQVVAASLGHEVGPSPEAGQVVAASPGKDSLGLWVSAPSPEEGQKEARSATTPAEDEGAGLVLRGVGKGVVAPSPPPQRQLPQPGKARQGRGRAGSRLSHGLWDNLLAIAQTLSLTLVVYSALLDYFPD is encoded by the exons atgggaggaaaaagcAGTCGACTGTCAGTGGAGGCACGGCTGAGCCTCCTGGGCGAGTGTGGCGTGGACGCCGTGAGGCTGTCCCGCCCCCGCTCGGGggggctgctgtgggagggggaggcgctctctggcctcctttaccttccg GGTGCACTGCCTGGCAGGAGGCGCAACAGTCTTCTGTCAGGACCTGCCCCTGAGGGACCTCCTGGCCGGACTGAAGTACACTACGGCGGGGCGTCACGCCGTTTTGTACTTCAGCCTGGCCGGAGGTCTGGGTGTCAcggggggcaggggcagggctgCCCCGTGCTCTTTTGCAACAGCAAGAGAGTGGGCAGCCGCCCCAAGCCCCCCCAAGAGGACCAGGCTGTCCGCGTCCcagaggcggggcaggaggccggccccgccccagaggctggccaggtggtggtggccagcccGGGGCACGAGGCCGGCcacgcccctgaggctggccaggtggtggcggccagcccagggcacgaggcctgccccgccccagaggctggccaggtggtggcggccagcctggGACACGAGGTCGGCCcctcccctgaggctggccag gtggtggcggccagcccggggaaggatagcctgggcctgtgggtctcggcccccagcccggaggaggggcaaaaggaggccaggagcgccacgacccccgcggaggacgagggagcggggctcgtcctccgaggagtggggaagggagtggtggccccttcccccccaccacagcgccaactcccccagccagggaaggctcgccaggggaggggcagggctggaagcaggttgtcccacggcctgtgggacaacctgctcgccattgcacagaccctgtccctcaccctggtggtgtactccgccctgctggactacttccctgactga